The Elaeis guineensis isolate ETL-2024a chromosome 14, EG11, whole genome shotgun sequence genome has a segment encoding these proteins:
- the LOC140853621 gene encoding uncharacterized protein, with protein sequence MISLRFHLGQLSLPRAVPRIISFVASNLGAKIRRLCEHHLLRFASQSAVELAAGSSLELLVDIGAFLAPGCAAPDTELIYEWMLYMPLQEQEMAFVQDYNLQENGGFGGVPASKSFIESLGRSPYGQGEGVREEECVICLEDFVAGAEVSTIPCSHSFHSRCITQWLEKSHLCPICRYHMPTANSNPQGQHVM encoded by the coding sequence ATGATCTCCCTTCGCTTCCATCTGGGCCAACTCTCGTTGCCCCGAGCTGTGCCGAGGATCATCTCGTTCGTGGCATCCAACCTCGGTGCCAAGATTCGGCGACTCTGCGAGCATCACCTGCTGCGCTTTGCTTCGCAATCCGCAGTAGAGTTGGCGGCTGGATCGTCGCTCGAGCTGCTTGTCGACATCGGCGCGTTCTTGGCACCCGGCTGCGCTGCCCCAGACACCGAACTGATCTACGAGTGGATGCTTTATATGCCTCTGCAGGAGCAGGAGATGGCCTTCGTGCAGGATTACAACCTACAAGAAAACGGTGGATTTGGCGGCGTGCCGGCGAGCAAATCTTTCATCGAGAGCCTGGGGCGATCGCCGTATGGTCAAGGAGAGGGCGTTCGGGAGGAGGAGTGCGTGATATGCCTGGAGGACTTCGTTGCCGGAGCGGAAGTTAGTACGATCCCGTGCTCCCACTCCTTCCACAGCCGGTGCATCACCCAGTGGCTGGAAAAAAGCCATCTTTGCCCCATCTGCAGATACCACATGCCCACTGCCAACTCCAATCCACAGGGCCAGCATGTCATGTAg
- the LOC140853620 gene encoding uncharacterized protein — MANLETHHLGDTVIQLQARGVRQARPLVVVHLRVTEFDDLSISPEMISLRFHLGQLSLPRAVPRIISFVASNLGAKIRRLCEHHLLRFASQSAVELAAGSSLELLVDIGAFLAPGCAAPDTELIYEWMLYMPLQEQEMAFVQDYNLQENGGFGGVPASKSFIESLGRSPYGQGEGVREEECVICLEDFVAGAEVSTIPCSHSFHSRCITQWLEKSHLCPICRYHMPTANSNPQGQHVM; from the coding sequence ATGGCAAATCTTGAGACTCACCATCTTGGTGATACCGTCATCCAGCTTCAAGCCCGTGGAGTTCGGCAAGCCCGACCCCTGGTGGTCGTCCATCTTCGTGTCACCGAGTTCGACGACCTGTCCATCTCTCCGGAGATGATCTCCCTTCGCTTCCATCTGGGCCAACTCTCGTTGCCCCGAGCTGTGCCGAGGATCATCTCGTTCGTGGCATCCAACCTCGGTGCCAAGATTCGGCGACTCTGCGAGCATCACCTGCTGCGCTTTGCTTCGCAATCCGCAGTAGAGTTGGCGGCTGGATCGTCGCTCGAGCTGCTTGTCGACATCGGCGCGTTCTTGGCACCCGGCTGCGCTGCCCCAGACACCGAACTGATCTACGAGTGGATGCTTTATATGCCTCTGCAGGAGCAGGAGATGGCCTTCGTGCAGGATTACAACCTACAAGAAAACGGTGGATTTGGCGGCGTGCCGGCGAGCAAATCTTTCATCGAGAGCCTGGGGCGATCGCCGTATGGTCAAGGAGAGGGCGTTCGGGAGGAGGAGTGCGTGATATGCCTGGAGGACTTCGTTGCCGGAGCGGAAGTTAGTACGATCCCGTGCTCCCACTCCTTCCACAGCCGGTGCATCACCCAGTGGCTGGAAAAAAGCCATCTTTGCCCCATCTGCAGATACCACATGCCCACTGCCAACTCCAATCCACAGGGCCAGCATGTCATGTAg